One Rhinopithecus roxellana isolate Shanxi Qingling chromosome 7, ASM756505v1, whole genome shotgun sequence DNA segment encodes these proteins:
- the NAA10 gene encoding N-alpha-acetyltransferase 10 isoform X1 has protein sequence MNIRNARPEDLMNMQHCNLLCLPENYQMKYYFYHGLSWPQLSYIAEDENGKIVGYVLAKMEEDPDDVPHGHITSLAVKRSHRRLGLAQKLMDQASRAMIENFNAKYVSLHVRKSNRAALHLYSNTLNFQISEVEPKYYADGEDAYAMKRDLTQMADELRRHLELKEKGRHVVLGAIENKVESKGNSPPSSGEACREEKGLAAEDSGGDSKDLSEVSETTESTDVKDSSEASDSAS, from the exons ATGAACATCCGCAATGCGAGG CCAGAGGACCTAATGAACATGCagcactgcaacctcctctgcctGCCCGAGAACTACCAGATGAAATACTACTTCTACCATGGCCTTTCCTGGCCCCAG CTCTCTTACATTGCTGAGGACGAGAATGGGAAGATTGTGGGGTATGTCCTGGCCAAAAT gGAAGAGGACCCAGATGATGTGCCCCATGGACATATCACTTCATTG GCTGTGAAGCGTTCCCACCGGCGCCTCGGTCTGGCTCAGAAACTGATGGACCAGGCCTCTCGAGCCATGATAGAGAACTTCAATGCCAAATACGTCTCCCTGCATGTCAGGAAGAG TAACCGGGCCGCCCTGCACCTCTATTCCAACACCCTCAACTTTCA GATCAGTGAAGTGGAGCCCAAATACTATGCAGATGGGGAGGACGCCTACGCCATGAAGCGAGACCTCACTCAGATGGCCGACGAG CTAAGGCGGCACCTGGAGCTGAAGGAGAAGGGCAGGCACGTGGTGCTGGGTGCCATCGAGAACAAGGTGGAGAGCAAAGGCAATTCACCTCCGAGCTCAGGAGAGGCCTGTCGCGAGGAGAAGGGCCTGGCTGCCGAGGACAGTGGTGGGGACAGCAAGGATCTCAGCGAGGTCAGCGAGACCACAGAGAGCACAGATGTCAAGGACAGCTCAGAGGCCTCCGACTCGGCCTCCTAG
- the ARHGAP4 gene encoding rho GTPase-activating protein 4 isoform X2, which produces MAAHGKLRRERGLQAEYETQVKEMRWQLSEQLRCLELQGELRRELLQELAEFMRRRAEVELEYSRGLEKLAERFSSRGGRLGSSREHQSFRKEPSLLSPLHCWAVLLQHTRQQSRESAALSEVLAGPLAQRLSHIAEDVGRLVKKSRDLEQQLQDELLEVVSELQTAKKTYQAYHMESVNAEAKLREAERQEEKRAGRSVPTTTAAATEAGPLRKSSLKKGGRLVEKRQAKFMEHKLKCTKARNEYLLSLASVNAAVSNYYLHDVLDLMDCCDTGFHLALGQVLRSYTAAESRTQASQVQGLGSLEEAVEALDPPGDKAKVLEVHATIFCPPLRFDYHPHDGDEVAEIRVEMELQDEIVPRAQNIQSRLDRQTIETEEVNKTLKATLQALLEVVASDDGDVLDSFQTSPSTESLKSTSSDPGSRQAGRRRGQQQETETFYLTKLQEYLSGRSILAKLQAKHEKLQEALQRGDKEEREMSWTQYTQRKFQKSRHPRPSSQYNQRLFGGDMEKFIQSSGQPVPLVVESCIRFINLNGLQHEGIFRVSGAQLRVSEIRDAFERGEDPLVEGCTAHDLDSVAGVLKLYFRSLEPPLFPPDLFSELLASSELEATAERVEHVSRLLWRLPAPVLVVLRYLFTFLNHLAQYSDENMMDPYNLAVCFGPTLLPVPAGQDPVALQGRVNQLVQTLILQPDRVFPPLTSLPGPVYEKCMAPPSASCLGDAQLESLGADNEPELEAEMLAQEDDLEGVMEAVACFAYTGRTAQELSFRRGDVLRLHERASSDWWRGEHNGVRGLIPHKYITLPEGPEPCISPEAVGLSGHRRRCLVPASPEQHVEVDKAVAQNMDSVFKELLGKTSVRQGLGPASAPSPSPGPRSPKAPASSRLGRNKGFSRGPGAPASPSASHPQGLDMTPKPH; this is translated from the exons ATGGCCGCTCACGGGAAGCTGCGGCGGGAGCGGGGGCTGCAGGCTGAGTATGAGACGCAAGTCAAAG AGATGCGCTGGCAGCTGAGCGAGCAGCTGCGCTGCCTGGAGCTGCAGGGTGAGCTGCGGCGGGAGCTGCTGCAGGAACTGGCAGAGTTCATGCGGCGCCGCGCTGAGGTGGAGCTGGAGTACTCCCGGGGCCTGGAAAAGCTGGCCGAGCGCTTCTCCAGCCGTGGAGGCCGCCTGGGTAGCAGCCGGGAGCACCAAAGCTTCCG GAAGGAGCCATCGCTCCTGTCGCCCTTGCACTGCTGGGCAGTGCTGCTGCAGCATACGCGGCAGCAGAGCCGGGAAAGCGCGGCCCTGAGCGAGGTGCTGGCGGGGCCCCTGGCCCAGCGCCTGAGTCACATTGCGGAGGACGTGGGGCGCCTGGTCAAGAAG AGCAGGGATCTGGAACAGCAGCTGCAGGACGAGCTCCTGGAGGTGGTCTCAGAGCTGCAGACG GCCAAGAAGACGTACCAGGCATATCACATGGAGAGCGTGAATGCCGAGGCCAAGCTCCGGGAGGCCGAGCGGCAGGAGGAGAAGCGGGCAGGCCGGAGTGTCCccaccaccactgctgctgcCACTGAGGCAGGGCCCCTCCGCAAGAGCTCCCTCAAGAAGGGAGGGCGGTTGGTGGAGAAG CGGCAGGCCAAGTTTATGGAGCACAAACTCAAGTGCACAAAGGCGCGCAACGAGTACCTGCTTAGCCTGGCCAGCGTCAACGCTGCTGTCAGTAACTACTACCTGCATGACGTCTTGGACCTCATGGAT TGCTGCGACACAGGGTTCCACCTGGCCCTGGGGCAGGTGCTCCGAAGCTACACGGCCGCTGAGAGCCGCACCCAAGCCTCCCAAGTGCAGGGCCTGGGCAGCCTGGAAGAAGCCGTGGAGGCCCTGGATCCTCCAGGGGACAAGGCCAAGGTTCTCGAGGTGCATGCTACCATCTTCTGTCCCCCGCTGCGCTTTGACTACCACCCCCATGATGGGGATGAG GTAGCTGAGATCCGCGTTGAAATGGAGCTGCAGGACGAGATTGTGCCCAGAGCCCAGAACATCCAGAGCCGCCTGGACCGACAGACCATCGAGACGGAGGAG GTGAACAAGACACTGAAGGCGACACTGCAGGCCCTGCTGGAGGTGGTGGCCTCGGATGACGGGGATGTGCTCGACTCCTTCCAGACCAGCCCCTCCACTGAGTCCCTCAAGTCCACCAGTTCAGACCCAGGCAGCCGGCAGGCAGGCCGGAGGCGTGGCCAGCAGCAGGAGACTGAAACCTTCTACCTCACG AAGCTCCAGGAGTATCTGAGTGGACGGAGCATCCTCGCCAAGTTGCAGGCCAAGCACGAGAAGCTGCAGGAGGCCCTTCAGCGAG GTGACAAGGAGGAGCGGGAGATGTCTTG GACCCAGTACACACAGAGAAAATTCCAGAAGAGCCGCCACCCCCGCCCCAGCTCCCAGTATAACCAGAGACTCTTTGGGGGAGACATGGAGAAGTTTATCCAG AGCTCAGGGCAGCCTGTGCCCCTGGTGGTGGAGAGCTGCATTCGCTTCATTAACCTCAACG GCTTGCAGCACGAAGGCATCTTCCGGGTGTCGGGTGCCCAGCTCCGGGTCTCAGAGATCCGTGATGCCTTCGAGAGAG GGGAGGACCCACTGGTGGAGGGCTGCACTGCCCACGATCTGGACTCAGTGGCCGGGGTGCTGAAGCTCTACTTCCGGAGCCTGGAGCCCCCACTCTTCCCCCCAGACCTGTTCAGTGAGCTGCTGGCTTCTTCGG AGCTGGAGGCCACGGCAGAGAGGGTGGAGCACGTGAGCCGCCTGCTATGGCGGCTGCCCGCGCCAGTGCTGGTGGTTCTGCGCTACCTCTTCACCTTCCTCAACCA CCTGGCCCAGTACAGCGATGAGAACATGATGGACCCCTACAACCTGGCCGTGTGCTTTGGGCCCACGCTGCTACCGGTGCCCGCTGGGCAGGACCCGGTGGCGCTGCAGGGCCGGGTGAACCAGCTGGTGCAAACACTCATACTGCAGCCAGATCGGGTCTTCCCGCCCCTGACCTCGCTGCCTGGCCCCGTCTATGAGAAGTGCATGGCACCGCCTTCCGCCAGCTGCCTGGG GGACGCCCAGCTGGAGAGCCTGGGGGCGGACAACGAGCCGGAGCTGGAAGCTGAGATGCTTGCCCAGGAGGATG acCTGGAGGGGGTCATGGAGGCTGTGGCCTGCTTTGCCTACACGGGCCGAACGGCCCAGGAGCTGAGCTTCCGGCGGGGGGACGTACTGCGGCTGCACGAGAGGGCCTCGAGCGACTGGTGGCGGGGGGAGCACAACGGCGTGCGGGGCCTCATCCCCCACAAGTATATCACACTGCCTGAGGG GCCAGAGCCATGCATCTCACCCGAGGCCGTGGGACTCTCTGGACACAGACGACGCTGCTTGGTCCCAGCCTCCCCGGAGCAACACGTGGAGGTGGATAAG
- the RENBP gene encoding N-acylglucosamine 2-epimerase isoform X2, with protein sequence MYCRLYRTFQRFHHSQLLNAAKAGGEFLLRYARLAPPGKKCAFVLTRDGRPVKVQRTIFSECFYTMAMNELWRATGEVRYQTEAVEMMDQIVHWVREDASGLGRPQLQGAPTAEPMAVPMMLLNLVEQLGEADEELAGKYTELGDWCARRILQHVQRDGQAVLENVSEDGKELSGCLGRQQNPGHALEAGWFLLRHCIRKGDPELRAHVVDKFLLLPFRSGWDPDHGGLFYFQDADDFCPTQLEWAMKLWWPHSEAMIAFLMGYSESGDPVLLRLFYQVAEYTFRQFRDPEYGEWFGYLSREGKVALSIKGGPFKGCFHVPRCLAMCEELLGALLSRPAPTPTPTPVPTPARRGAE encoded by the exons GTGGTGAGTTCTTGCTGCGTTATGCCCGGCTGGCACCTCCTGGCAAGAAGTGTGCCTTTGTGCTGACTCGGGATGGCCGCCCGGTCAAGGTGCAGCGGACCATCTTCAGCGAGTGTTTCTACACCATGGCCATGAACGAGCTGTGGAGGGCCACAGGGGAAGTGCGGTACCAG ACAGAAGCGGTGGAGATGATGGATCAGATCGTCCACTGGGTGCGGGAGGACGCGTCGGGACTGGGCCGGCCCCAGCTCCAGGGGGCCCCAACTGCGGAGCCCATGGCAGTGCCCATGATGCTGCTGAACCTGGTAGAGCAGCTTGGGGAGGCAGATGAGGAGCTGGCAGGCAAATACACAGAGCTGGGGGACTGGTGCGCCCGGAGGATTCTGCAGCACGTGCAG AGGGATGGACAAGCTGTGCTGGAGAATGTGTCAGAGGATGGCAAGGAACTTTCTGGCTGCCTGGGGAGACAGCAGAACCCAG GCCACGCACTGGAAGCCGGCTGGTTTCTGCTCCGTCATTGCATTCGGAAAGGCGACCCTGAACTTCGAGCCCACGTGGTTGACAAGTTCCTGTTGTTGCCCTTCCGCTCTGGATGGGACCCTGACCATGGAGGCCTCTTTTACTTCCAGGATGCTGATGACTTCTGCCCCACCCAG CTGGAGTGGGCCATGAAGCTCTGGTGGCCACACAGCGAAGCCATGATTGCCTTCCTCATGGGTTACAGTGAAAGTGGCGACCCTGTGCTGCTGCGCCTCTTCTACCAAGTGGCTGAGTACACCTTCCGCCAG TTTCGCGATCCCGAGTACGGGGAATGGTTTGGCTACCTGAGCCGAGAGGGCAAGGTGGCCCTCTCCATCAAGGGAGGTCCTTTCAAAG GCTGCTTCCACGTGCCGCGGTGCCTAGCCATGTGCGAGGAGCTGCTGGGCGCCCTGCTGagccgccccgcccccacccccacccccacgcccGTCCCCACCCCCGCCCGTCGAGGCGCGGAATAA
- the NAA10 gene encoding N-alpha-acetyltransferase 10 isoform X2, giving the protein MAFPGPSSLTLLRTRMGRLWGMSWPKCESPRRKREATRVWWMPLEEDPDDVPHGHITSLAVKRSHRRLGLAQKLMDQASRAMIENFNAKYVSLHVRKSNRAALHLYSNTLNFQISEVEPKYYADGEDAYAMKRDLTQMADELRRHLELKEKGRHVVLGAIENKVESKGNSPPSSGEACREEKGLAAEDSGGDSKDLSEVSETTESTDVKDSSEASDSAS; this is encoded by the exons ATGGCCTTTCCTGGCCCCAG CTCTCTTACATTGCTGAGGACGAGAATGGGAAGATTGTGGGGTATGTCCTGGCCAAAATGTGAGTCaccaaggaggaagagagaagctaCACGTGTCTGGTGGATGCCTCT gGAAGAGGACCCAGATGATGTGCCCCATGGACATATCACTTCATTG GCTGTGAAGCGTTCCCACCGGCGCCTCGGTCTGGCTCAGAAACTGATGGACCAGGCCTCTCGAGCCATGATAGAGAACTTCAATGCCAAATACGTCTCCCTGCATGTCAGGAAGAG TAACCGGGCCGCCCTGCACCTCTATTCCAACACCCTCAACTTTCA GATCAGTGAAGTGGAGCCCAAATACTATGCAGATGGGGAGGACGCCTACGCCATGAAGCGAGACCTCACTCAGATGGCCGACGAG CTAAGGCGGCACCTGGAGCTGAAGGAGAAGGGCAGGCACGTGGTGCTGGGTGCCATCGAGAACAAGGTGGAGAGCAAAGGCAATTCACCTCCGAGCTCAGGAGAGGCCTGTCGCGAGGAGAAGGGCCTGGCTGCCGAGGACAGTGGTGGGGACAGCAAGGATCTCAGCGAGGTCAGCGAGACCACAGAGAGCACAGATGTCAAGGACAGCTCAGAGGCCTCCGACTCGGCCTCCTAG
- the ARHGAP4 gene encoding rho GTPase-activating protein 4 isoform X1 — protein MAAHGKLRRERGLQAEYETQVKEMRWQLSEQLRCLELQGELRRELLQELAEFMRRRAEVELEYSRGLEKLAERFSSRGGRLGSSREHQSFRKEPSLLSPLHCWAVLLQHTRQQSRESAALSEVLAGPLAQRLSHIAEDVGRLVKKSRDLEQQLQDELLEVVSELQTAKKTYQAYHMESVNAEAKLREAERQEEKRAGRSVPTTTAAATEAGPLRKSSLKKGGRLVEKRQAKFMEHKLKCTKARNEYLLSLASVNAAVSNYYLHDVLDLMDCCDTGFHLALGQVLRSYTAAESRTQASQVQGLGSLEEAVEALDPPGDKAKVLEVHATIFCPPLRFDYHPHDGDEVAEIRVEMELQDEIVPRAQNIQSRLDRQTIETEEVNKTLKATLQALLEVVASDDGDVLDSFQTSPSTESLKSTSSDPGSRQAGRRRGQQQETETFYLTKLQEYLSGRSILAKLQAKHEKLQEALQRGDKEEREMSWTQYTQRKFQKSRHPRPSSQYNQRLFGGDMEKFIQSSGQPVPLVVESCIRFINLNGLQHEGIFRVSGAQLRVSEIRDAFERGEDPLVEGCTAHDLDSVAGVLKLYFRSLEPPLFPPDLFSELLASSELEATAERVEHVSRLLWRLPAPVLVVLRYLFTFLNHLAQYSDENMMDPYNLAVCFGPTLLPVPAGQDPVALQGRVNQLVQTLILQPDRVFPPLTSLPGPVYEKCMAPPSASCLGDAQLESLGADNEPELEAEMLAQEDDLEGVMEAVACFAYTGRTAQELSFRRGDVLRLHERASSDWWRGEHNGVRGLIPHKYITLPEGAEKQVVGAGPQTAGESGSSPEGLLASELVHRPEPCISPEAVGLSGHRRRCLVPASPEQHVEVDKAVAQNMDSVFKELLGKTSVRQGLGPASAPSPSPGPRSPKAPASSRLGRNKGFSRGPGAPASPSASHPQGLDMTPKPH, from the exons ATGGCCGCTCACGGGAAGCTGCGGCGGGAGCGGGGGCTGCAGGCTGAGTATGAGACGCAAGTCAAAG AGATGCGCTGGCAGCTGAGCGAGCAGCTGCGCTGCCTGGAGCTGCAGGGTGAGCTGCGGCGGGAGCTGCTGCAGGAACTGGCAGAGTTCATGCGGCGCCGCGCTGAGGTGGAGCTGGAGTACTCCCGGGGCCTGGAAAAGCTGGCCGAGCGCTTCTCCAGCCGTGGAGGCCGCCTGGGTAGCAGCCGGGAGCACCAAAGCTTCCG GAAGGAGCCATCGCTCCTGTCGCCCTTGCACTGCTGGGCAGTGCTGCTGCAGCATACGCGGCAGCAGAGCCGGGAAAGCGCGGCCCTGAGCGAGGTGCTGGCGGGGCCCCTGGCCCAGCGCCTGAGTCACATTGCGGAGGACGTGGGGCGCCTGGTCAAGAAG AGCAGGGATCTGGAACAGCAGCTGCAGGACGAGCTCCTGGAGGTGGTCTCAGAGCTGCAGACG GCCAAGAAGACGTACCAGGCATATCACATGGAGAGCGTGAATGCCGAGGCCAAGCTCCGGGAGGCCGAGCGGCAGGAGGAGAAGCGGGCAGGCCGGAGTGTCCccaccaccactgctgctgcCACTGAGGCAGGGCCCCTCCGCAAGAGCTCCCTCAAGAAGGGAGGGCGGTTGGTGGAGAAG CGGCAGGCCAAGTTTATGGAGCACAAACTCAAGTGCACAAAGGCGCGCAACGAGTACCTGCTTAGCCTGGCCAGCGTCAACGCTGCTGTCAGTAACTACTACCTGCATGACGTCTTGGACCTCATGGAT TGCTGCGACACAGGGTTCCACCTGGCCCTGGGGCAGGTGCTCCGAAGCTACACGGCCGCTGAGAGCCGCACCCAAGCCTCCCAAGTGCAGGGCCTGGGCAGCCTGGAAGAAGCCGTGGAGGCCCTGGATCCTCCAGGGGACAAGGCCAAGGTTCTCGAGGTGCATGCTACCATCTTCTGTCCCCCGCTGCGCTTTGACTACCACCCCCATGATGGGGATGAG GTAGCTGAGATCCGCGTTGAAATGGAGCTGCAGGACGAGATTGTGCCCAGAGCCCAGAACATCCAGAGCCGCCTGGACCGACAGACCATCGAGACGGAGGAG GTGAACAAGACACTGAAGGCGACACTGCAGGCCCTGCTGGAGGTGGTGGCCTCGGATGACGGGGATGTGCTCGACTCCTTCCAGACCAGCCCCTCCACTGAGTCCCTCAAGTCCACCAGTTCAGACCCAGGCAGCCGGCAGGCAGGCCGGAGGCGTGGCCAGCAGCAGGAGACTGAAACCTTCTACCTCACG AAGCTCCAGGAGTATCTGAGTGGACGGAGCATCCTCGCCAAGTTGCAGGCCAAGCACGAGAAGCTGCAGGAGGCCCTTCAGCGAG GTGACAAGGAGGAGCGGGAGATGTCTTG GACCCAGTACACACAGAGAAAATTCCAGAAGAGCCGCCACCCCCGCCCCAGCTCCCAGTATAACCAGAGACTCTTTGGGGGAGACATGGAGAAGTTTATCCAG AGCTCAGGGCAGCCTGTGCCCCTGGTGGTGGAGAGCTGCATTCGCTTCATTAACCTCAACG GCTTGCAGCACGAAGGCATCTTCCGGGTGTCGGGTGCCCAGCTCCGGGTCTCAGAGATCCGTGATGCCTTCGAGAGAG GGGAGGACCCACTGGTGGAGGGCTGCACTGCCCACGATCTGGACTCAGTGGCCGGGGTGCTGAAGCTCTACTTCCGGAGCCTGGAGCCCCCACTCTTCCCCCCAGACCTGTTCAGTGAGCTGCTGGCTTCTTCGG AGCTGGAGGCCACGGCAGAGAGGGTGGAGCACGTGAGCCGCCTGCTATGGCGGCTGCCCGCGCCAGTGCTGGTGGTTCTGCGCTACCTCTTCACCTTCCTCAACCA CCTGGCCCAGTACAGCGATGAGAACATGATGGACCCCTACAACCTGGCCGTGTGCTTTGGGCCCACGCTGCTACCGGTGCCCGCTGGGCAGGACCCGGTGGCGCTGCAGGGCCGGGTGAACCAGCTGGTGCAAACACTCATACTGCAGCCAGATCGGGTCTTCCCGCCCCTGACCTCGCTGCCTGGCCCCGTCTATGAGAAGTGCATGGCACCGCCTTCCGCCAGCTGCCTGGG GGACGCCCAGCTGGAGAGCCTGGGGGCGGACAACGAGCCGGAGCTGGAAGCTGAGATGCTTGCCCAGGAGGATG acCTGGAGGGGGTCATGGAGGCTGTGGCCTGCTTTGCCTACACGGGCCGAACGGCCCAGGAGCTGAGCTTCCGGCGGGGGGACGTACTGCGGCTGCACGAGAGGGCCTCGAGCGACTGGTGGCGGGGGGAGCACAACGGCGTGCGGGGCCTCATCCCCCACAAGTATATCACACTGCCTGAGGG GGCAGAGAAGCAGGTGGTGGGCGCAGGGCCGCAGACTGCAGGGGAGTCTGGGAGCAGTCCCGAGGGCCTCCTGGCATCAGAGCTGGTTCACCG GCCAGAGCCATGCATCTCACCCGAGGCCGTGGGACTCTCTGGACACAGACGACGCTGCTTGGTCCCAGCCTCCCCGGAGCAACACGTGGAGGTGGATAAG